One genomic segment of Salinigranum rubrum includes these proteins:
- a CDS encoding alpha/beta fold hydrolase yields MNARSLAKAAGVGLAAVGSLTALNRLLAGSADSLEPPLSGDHRTYRWRGMDVAYTEAGPEDAPTVVLLHGINAAGSSGEFRTVFDELADDYHVVAPDLPGFGCSDRPSLQYSAALYEDFVADFLAEYDRPSVVVSSLTTAYVAAALSDPYTDVSVSRLVAVCPTATGGPDRLTWLRELVRAPVVGTALFNLLASKPSIRYFNADHGYYDMGSVSEEWMAYEWRTAHQPNARFAPASFISGFLNSEVDLGEALAGLDVPVTFIWGREADITPLSDGRELAEEADARLVVIDDAKLLPHVEHPSAFLGTVREALSAPA; encoded by the coding sequence ATGAACGCGCGAAGCCTCGCGAAGGCCGCCGGCGTCGGTCTCGCCGCCGTCGGAAGCCTCACGGCACTCAATCGACTCCTCGCCGGGTCCGCCGACTCGCTCGAACCGCCACTCTCCGGTGACCATCGGACGTATCGCTGGCGCGGGATGGACGTCGCTTACACCGAGGCCGGCCCGGAGGACGCCCCGACGGTCGTGCTCTTGCACGGTATCAACGCCGCGGGGTCGTCGGGTGAGTTCCGGACGGTGTTCGACGAACTCGCGGACGACTACCACGTCGTCGCCCCCGACCTCCCCGGGTTCGGCTGTTCGGACCGTCCGTCGCTGCAGTACTCCGCGGCGCTGTACGAGGATTTCGTCGCCGACTTCCTCGCGGAGTACGACCGGCCGTCAGTGGTGGTCTCCTCGCTCACCACGGCGTACGTGGCGGCGGCGCTGTCGGACCCGTACACCGACGTCTCCGTCTCCCGTCTCGTCGCCGTCTGTCCCACCGCCACGGGTGGCCCGGACCGGCTGACGTGGCTGCGTGAACTCGTTCGAGCGCCGGTCGTGGGGACGGCGCTGTTCAACCTCCTCGCCTCGAAGCCCTCCATCCGGTACTTCAACGCCGACCACGGCTACTACGACATGGGGTCGGTCTCCGAGGAGTGGATGGCGTACGAGTGGCGGACGGCCCACCAGCCGAACGCCCGGTTCGCCCCCGCGTCGTTCATCTCGGGGTTCTTGAACTCGGAGGTCGACCTCGGCGAGGCGCTCGCGGGGCTCGACGTCCCCGTCACCTTCATCTGGGGGCGGGAGGCCGACATCACGCCGCTCTCTGACGGACGGGAACTCGCGGAGGAGGCGGACGCACGGCTGGTCGTCATCGACGACGCGAAACTCCTGCCGCACGTCGAGCACCCGTCGGCGTTCCTCGGGACGGTTCGGGAGGCGCTTTCGGCCCCGGCCTAA
- a CDS encoding DUF7546 family protein, whose translation MSAPFALLGRDSDLDARRLVLVAGALVACELLVLGAYFSRSSYSVVAPRYVLYPFVWVNVALLALLVVDRPRVTGRRRLLALGVGVGYLLVLTWLDGTLGAGTGAGTLRVLDLPPGWGPALLYDDTVRVVLLPFKTVGYAVLAYLVYRLVADVASAGAGVVGGAVGFFSCVSCTLPVAAAALSGLLGGTVGAVGVTAGAWSYDLSTLAYVVSVGLLVWRPAVGAAARGRD comes from the coding sequence GTGAGCGCGCCCTTCGCCCTCCTCGGCCGCGACAGCGACCTCGACGCGCGGCGACTGGTGCTCGTCGCCGGCGCGCTCGTCGCGTGCGAACTGCTCGTCCTCGGCGCGTACTTCTCGCGCTCGTCGTACAGCGTGGTGGCCCCGCGGTACGTCCTCTACCCGTTCGTCTGGGTGAACGTCGCTCTCCTCGCGCTGCTCGTCGTCGACCGTCCCCGCGTGACGGGCCGGCGTCGCCTCCTCGCGCTCGGGGTGGGCGTCGGCTACCTGCTCGTGTTGACGTGGCTCGACGGGACGCTCGGGGCGGGAACGGGGGCGGGAACGCTTCGCGTGCTCGACCTCCCGCCCGGGTGGGGCCCGGCGCTCCTATACGACGATACGGTGCGCGTGGTGCTGTTGCCGTTCAAGACCGTCGGCTACGCCGTCCTCGCGTACCTCGTCTACCGCCTCGTCGCCGACGTCGCGAGCGCGGGGGCTGGCGTCGTCGGCGGGGCCGTCGGCTTCTTCTCTTGCGTGTCGTGTACGCTACCCGTCGCCGCCGCCGCGCTCTCGGGGCTCCTCGGCGGGACGGTCGGGGCCGTCGGCGTGACGGCGGGCGCGTGGTCGTACGACCTCTCCACGCTGGCGTACGTCGTCTCGGTCGGCCTGCTGGTGTGGCGACCAGCGGTCGGGGCGGCCGCGCGCGGACGCGACTGA